In a single window of the Rhopalosiphum padi isolate XX-2018 chromosome 1, ASM2088224v1, whole genome shotgun sequence genome:
- the LOC132917831 gene encoding mitogen-activated protein kinase kinase kinase 15 isoform X2: protein MIECVYERKNNMFGSSNKLDVESTGNLAHSASVCSDISNRTKMDIVCIIDVVQTSNLAHRKRALEEVKQASMIVNANLFIVLFEKLDFGETAELDTFYNADVAIVDLSIQFQQSSLFYHLGLRESFGMKQNIMLYNDLDTEVTLRLKLSCGSYTFLSYKLEDCGTCLTTNTSFQDENGASAFEPRVPVTVKLRNLLKDVEIQTKVHIKEKFLSDLRKARENYSGEELRKKLLIMRKRLDDPHVLSGDVVHTMLISFRDVQDYDAMVQLVEDIQTIPNKKNYIQTPALRYLYPFALNRRNKPGDRKKALEVIELALKKKENHIPDMVCLCGRIYKDKFVESSFEDKTSLENAIHWYRKGFEVQPNEYAGINLATLLLVAGNEFSKSEELQHIGMVLNNLIGKKGSLSSLNEYWAVATFFEISVLAEDYGKAIQAAECMFKLKPSIWYLKSTVGNIELIDKFRKNSEEVEYTLEKDIFKFWMEYFVEATKTEIDDTIRFPILVLEQLKVYMPSYVVVNLGAEEKSIFLCNQCIKCTRNACKQVHKWLFVASMIRSVSLCKIDERCLFLYVHANSDDFQMYFPSSQYRQRFYDLVKKMTEGEEGMMTNLDEDSTEEQINFEYELNDSQTKKILGKGTYGIVYAALDLNTQVRIAVKEIPERNLGYVQPLHEEIKLHSQLYHRNIVRYLGSISEDGFFKIIMEQVPGGSLSALLRSKWGPLKGNEPTISFYTKQILEGLKYLHDQKIVHRDIKGDNVLVNTYSGVVKISDFGTSKRLAGLCPSTGTFTGTLQYMAPEVIDKGQREYGAPADIWSLGCTVVEMATGEPPFTELGSAVAAVFKVGFYKTHPEIPVELSDRASNFILRCFTVDPDKRATATDLLEDSFMNEKKKTSKALIAPLEFNRSVSVPVEKGIKTNQVSVNQDNINKSPSKHVLKEDSWLTISQPKIKQDQFLSSISLPNMQYSYNSLDGQRYNRRQSSGALASPEIDMGTAGSTAEAEHDGFYRLKKDSQRRTTLARVLAQDQATLGKVWLQFIRREFGQPKLTGEHLEVLMKGLRDYITDQNKNIVERTIYSLKEQLNFDAVAVHQLHISLCLFKDAAKSVLRLHNIKPHWMFTLDTLVSSAVNAAIAVLKPEYDENITAKDVKPDGSIFTAVTDDTKTSSPSFCSSIKSHKTDDSCYLDSSPTKSWREMFHRFLEEVLECQNGFLKKMVEDQKDLMALLKWTAEQNAAICGDFCCTPCRNCCREFKDFNYENSADGCCKDLIKWLRDIGIDEHSIKILVNEQFMLDQIQLDVTREDLRDLGLKRGVELRLWKEIERHRENNVSSSGRTTASVTPRTSSPSSSTNNNNYTSDVLQQLQSIRQTSNQINNNFDL, encoded by the exons ATGATTGAATGTGTTTATGAAAGAAAGAATAACATGTTTGGCTCTAGTAATAAGCTAGATGTCGAATCTACtg gCAATTTGGCACACAGTGCTAGTGTTTGTAGTGACATTTCAAATCGTACCAAAATGGACATTGTATGCATTATAGATGTTGTCCAAACTAGTAATTTGGCACACCGTAAAAGAGCTTTGGAAGAAGTGAAACAAGCATCTATGATTGTTAATGCtaacttatttattgttttg tttgaGAAATTAGATTTTGGAGAAACCGCAGAGttggatacattttataatgcagATGTTGCCATAGTAGATTTGTCAATTCAATTTCAACAAAGCTCGCTGTTTTATCATTTGGGCTTACGTGAGAGTTTTGGAATGAAACAAAACATCATGTTATACAATGATCTAGATACTGAAGTTACATTACGATTAAag TTGTCATGTGGCTCATATACATTTCTTTCATATAAATTAGAAGATTGTGGAACTTGCCTTACTACCAATACTTCATTTCAGGATGAGAATGGTGCATCTGCTTTTGAACCTAGAGTACCAGTAACAGTTAAATTAAGGAATTTGTTAAAAGATGTTGAAATTCAAACTAA AGTTCATATTAAAGAGAAATTTTTGTCAGATTTAAGAAAAGCAAGAGAAAATTACTCAGGTGAAGAATTGcgtaaaaaattacttataatgaGAAAAAGACTCGATGATCCACATGTTCTTTCTGGTGATGTAGTTCATACTATGTTGATATCATTTAGAGATGTACag gacTATGATGCAATGGTTCAACTTGTTGAAGACATACAAACTattccaaacaaaaaaaattatattcaaacacCAGCATTACGATATTTATATCCTTTTGCTttgaatag ACGTAACAAACCTGGAGATCGAAAAAAAGCATTGGAGGTAATTGAACTAGCATTGAAAAAGAAAGAAAATCATATACCTGATATGGTTTGTCTATGTGGTCgtatttataaagataaatttgTTGAGTCATCGTTTGAAGACAAAACTTCCCTTGAAAATGCTATACATTGGTATCGAAAAGGATTTGAAGTGCAACCAAATGAATATGCTGGAATTAATTTAGCCACATTATTACTTGTTGCTGGAAATGAATTTTCCAAGTCTGAAGAACTTCAACATATTG gTATGGTTTTAAACAATTTGATTGGAAAAAAAGGAAGCTTATCATCTCTCAATGAGTACTGGGCTGTagcaacattttttgaaattagtGTGCTAGCAGAAGACTATGGTAAAGCAATTCAAGCAGCTGaatgtatgtttaaattaaaaccttcAATTTG gtACTTAAAATCAACAGTAGGAAATATTGAACTAATTGATAAGTTTAGGAAAAATAGTGAAGAAGTTGAATATACATTAGAAAAAGATATCTTTAAGTTTTGGATGGAATATTTTGTAGAGGCTACAAAAACAGAAATTGATGATACGATTCGTTTTCCT attttagtctTAGAACAGTTAAAAGTATATATGCCTAGTTATGTTGTAGTAAACCTTGGTGCTGAAGAAAAATCTATCTTCCTATGCAATCAGTGTATAAAATGTACTAGAAATGCTTGTAAGCAAGTGCATAAATGGTTGTTTGTTGCTAGTATGATAAGGAGTGTTAG tttatgcaAAATAGATGAacggtgtttatttttatatgttcatGCAAATTCTGAtgattttcaaatgtattttccATCTTCCCAATATCGTCAAAGGTTTTATGatcttgtaaaaaaaatgacagAGGGCGAAGAAGGGATGATGACTAACTTAGATGAGGATTCAACTGAGGAACAAATCAAT tttGAATATGAGCTGAATGattcacaaacaaaaaaaattcttggTAAAGGAACTTATGGTATTGTATATGCAGCTCTTGATCTCAATACACAAGTACGGATTGCAGTTAAGGAGATACCCGAAAGAAATTTAGG ttatGTTCAACCACTGCACGAAGAAATAAAACTTCATTCTCAACTGTATCATCGAAATATTGTTCGGTATTTAGGATCAATATCTGAGGATggtttttttaagataattatgGAACAAGTACCTGGAG GAAGTCTTTCTGCTTTGTTACGTTCAAAATGGGGACCTTTAAAAGGAAACGAGCCCactatttcattttatactaaACAAATTCTTGaaggattaaaatatttacatgatcAAAAAATTGTACACCGTGATATTAAAGGTGATAATGTCTTGGTTAATACATACAGTGGTGTAGTAAAAATATCTGATTTTGGAACTTCTAAACGCCTTGCTGGATTGTGTCCTAGTACTGGAACTTTCACAGGCACATTGCAGTATATGGCTCCTGAAGTAATAGACAAAGGTCAAAGAGAATATGGCGCCCCA GCTGATATATGGTCATTAGGGTGTACAGTTGTAGAAATGGCAACTGGTGAACCACCATTTACAGAACTCGGATCAGCAGTAGCAGCTGTGTTTAAAGttggtttttataaaacacatCCAGAAATACCTGTTGAACTCAGTGACCGAGCTAGCAATTTTATACTTAGATGTTTCACTGTTGATCCAGATAAGAGAGCTACAGCTACTGATTTATTAGAAGATTCATTTATGAACGA gaAAAAGAAAACATCTAAAGCATTAATAGCTCCTCTCGAGTTTAATCGTAGTGTATCTGTACCAGTAGAGAAAGGCATAAAAACTAATCAAGTTTCAGTTAATCAAGATAATATCAACAAAAGTCCTAGTAAACATGTGTTGAAAGAAGACAG CTGGTTAACAATATCCCAACCAAAGATCAAACAAGACCAGTTCCTTTCTTCCATCAGCTTACCAAACATGCAGTACTCTTACAAcag TCTTGACGGTCAACGGTATAACAGGCGACAATCCTCGGGTGCGTTGGCATCGCCTGAAATAGACATGGGCACGGCGGGCAGCACAGCAGAGGCGGAACACGATGGGTTCTACAGGTTGAAAAAAGACTCGCAGCGAAGGACCACCCTGGCTCGGGTATTAGCCCAAGACCAGGCTACATTGGGCAAGGTTTGGCTGCAATTTATTCGCCGTGAGTTTGGGCAACCCAAGTTGACTGGTGAGCATCTTGAGGTGTTAATGAAGGGTCTCCGGGATTATATTACGGACCAAAACAAGAACATTGTTGAGCGGACCATATACAGCCTCAAGGAGCAACTGAACTTCGATGCTGTTGCTGTGCATCAATTGCACATATCGCTGTGCTTATTTAAGGACGCG GCCAAGTCCGTGTTGCGGTTACATAACATTAAGCCGCATTGGATGTTTACGCTTGACACATTGGTCAGCAGTGCCGTGAATGCAGCCATTGCCGTTCTTAAGCCTG AGTACGATGAAAATATTACTGCCAAAGATGTCAAACCAGACGGCAGCATCTTTACAGCCGTCACTGATGATACGAAGACCAGCTCGCCATCGTTCTGCTCGTCAATAAAATCACATAAGACCGATGATAGTTGTTACTTGGACAGTTCGCCTACGAAAAGCTGGCGTGAGATGTTCCACAG atTTCTGGAAGAAGTATTAGAATGTCAAAAtggttttctgaaaaaaatggtGGAAGATCAAAAGGATCTGATGGCTTTGTTGAAATGGACTGCTGAACAGAACGCTGCCATTTGCGGCGATTTTTGTTGCACCCCTTGTCGGAATTGCTGTCGCGAGTTCAAAGATTTCAACTATGAAAACAGTGCGGACGGTTGTTGTAAAGATCTAATCAAATGGCTTCGCGACATCGGGATCGACGAACACTCGATTAAAATA TTAGTCAACGAACAATTTATGTTGGACCAAATACAATTAGACGTTACAAGAGAAGATTTGAGAGATCTCGGTTTGAA ACGGGGCGTTGAGTTGAGGTTGTGGAAAGAAATCGAGCGGCACAGAGAAAATAATGTATCGTCATCTGGCCGGACAACGGCATCTGTCACACCGCGGACGTCTTCTCCGTCGTCGtctactaacaataataattacacctCTGATGTACTGCAACAGTTGCAGTCGATTCGCCAGACGAGTAATCAAATTAACAATAACTTTGATTTGTAG